A stretch of Palaemon carinicauda isolate YSFRI2023 chromosome 36, ASM3689809v2, whole genome shotgun sequence DNA encodes these proteins:
- the LOC137628466 gene encoding uncharacterized protein has product MPRKIQHPYHALPWFLEEDSETSEDIEYIDGRVYVRGEERDVLPLWPDDEDEIMREQLAGCQKDEKEMANTMPPLIDPRRAVLLPGYSQDSLPFWRKPDPPEYVNGASRSTRVNKKFEIPEIIESPKANDAHEEGKGFEDDAPTTSGGNKGQSLAPQNADNVRRSSTLSRINEMLQRARSEVFEGDEAIASTRARLRLLLRNHDDSER; this is encoded by the coding sequence ATGCCACGCAAAATCCAGCATCCCTACCACGCCCTGCCTTGGTTCCTGGAGGAGGACAGTGAGACGTCGGAGGACATCGAGTACATCGACGGGCGCGTCTATGTAAGGGGCGAGGAGAGGGACGTCCTGCCCCTTTGGCCTGACGAcgaggatgagatcatgagggaACAGCTGGCCGGGTGTCAGAAGGATGAGAAGGAAATGGCCAACACCATGCCGCCCTTAATCGACCCCCGGAGGGCCGTCCTCCTGCCAGGCTACAGCCAGGACAGCCTGCCCTTCTGGAGGAAGCCAGATCCCCCAGAATACGTCAACGGGGCCTCTAGGAGCACCAGGGTGAACAAGAAGTTCGAGATACCGGAGATCATAGAGAGCCCCAAGGCGAACGATGCTCACGAAGAAGGGAAGGGGTTTGAAGACGATGCCCCGACGACCTCCGGGGGGAACAAGGGCCAGTCGCTGGCGCCCCAGAACGCGGATAATGTCCGGCGGTCGTCCACCCTGTCGAGGATTAACGAGATGCTCCAGCGGGCGCGGTCTGAAGTGTTCGAGGGAGATGAGGCCATCGCCTCTACTCGAGCCAGGCTCAGGCTGCTGCTCAGGAACCACGACGATTCTGAAAGGTAA